GCCAGCGTGGCGTTGCAGGAGGTACATCGATCTCTCGCTGTCATCGTTGTTTCCTCGAATGTTAACCTATCATATCGCCCCCGCAGCAATTAAAATCTCGGATCGACGAGAGTCCCGACGACCGCCTCGTCCCGGAGGGCACGGCGGACCCGGTCGTCGTGCCTGCCGCTGACCACCCGGGCCCGGAGACCGTGTTCGAAGACGAACCGGATGAATGCGGGATCGACCTCGTCGGGGGTGAGGGAGGGGTCCTCGACCCTTGAGAGGAGCCTGCGGTGGTGGTGGATACCGTCGACCGATTTGAGGAGGAGGAGGTCGGCGGAGAGTTCTTTCGCGACCCAGGCGGCGATGGTGTCGGAGGTGACGTTCCAGGAGTGAGGGACGGGGTCGATCTCGCGGAGAGCACAGTAGGGAAGGAGGACCGTCACCTCCGAAGGAAGCGTGAGCCTG
The genomic region above belongs to Methanoculleus oceani and contains:
- a CDS encoding uridylate kinase, whose product is MNSPAPPLVVKVGGSLFDRVVPLLEIFREVGRPVLIVPGGGKFADLVRRLAVSDTAGHWMAIAGMEQFGWYIASHGVPAAFRLTLPSEVTVLLPYCALREIDPVPHSWNVTSDTIAAWVAKELSADLLLLKSVDGIHHHRRLLSRVEDPSLTPDEVDPAFIRFVFEHGLRARVVSGRHDDRVRRALRDEAVVGTLVDPRF